A stretch of Mya arenaria isolate MELC-2E11 chromosome 14, ASM2691426v1 DNA encodes these proteins:
- the LOC128218567 gene encoding proprotein convertase subtilisin/kexin type 5-like, with protein MSLSLNRTCVKHCPQEKKLISTVKPPINCSRSRCNVLLNNDFYNYLACNDSCLESELASNGSCVSFCPKGYYYLNDTCLSTCPSYAPFLQPTILTYQTWERDWNVYRVQTYNLTSLTCVGSCSKPYTIYDFQTNTCTVQCTDTRPFILEVNFTLTCVQQCPLSENVKVHGKTEIRLGEELKTVNSIHCASYCPNDTFYFNGSCLMACPSEANHIFDGKCVRCAKFTQMIGKLAYCVNDCPQTMFENGNVCVETCPKGNAYIINRRCSICPEEAPFQLPVILGDDKCVKSCEEDNKLADFSCENCEDAVNAKCIYSFKCNKTVMINYDGKFLKYCPNGYLFFRTGCIWKTTSLIISLVSFILALTIVIYSIKVIQEYIVFVYSCFWIPVSTA; from the coding sequence ATGTCCCTTTCGCTGAATAGGACATGTGTTAAACACTGTCCACaagaaaagaaattaatttcaacAGTAAAACCTCCGATAAATTGTTCAAGGTCACGGTGCAATGTGCTTTTAAATAATGACTTCTACAATTATTTGGCCTGTAATGATTCATGTTTGGAAAGCGAACTTGCTTCAAATGGAAGCTGTGTATCATTCTGTCCAAAaggttattattatttgaatgataCTTGTCTGAGCACGTGCCCGTCGTATGCGCCATTTTTGCAACCAACGATTTTAACATATCAAACATGGGAACGTGACTGGAACGTTTATAGAGTTCAAACATACAATTTGACATCATTGACTTGCGTTGGTTCGTGTTCTAAACCTTATACCATATATGACTTTCAGACGAACACATGCACGGTGCAATGTACGGATACACGACCATTTATACTTGAAGTGAATTTCACATTGACATGTGTCCAACAATGTCCTTTAAGTGAAAACGTAAAGGTGCATGGAAAGACCGAAATTAGATTAGGAGAGGAACTTAAAACAGTTAACAGCATACATTGCGCAAGTTACTGTCCAAacgatacattttattttaatggaagTTGTTTAATGGCATGTCCATCTGAAGCAAATCATATATTTGACGGAAAATGTGTAAGATGTGCGAAATTTACGCAAATGATAGGTAAGCTTGCCTACTGCGTAAATGATTGTCCTcaaacaatgtttgaaaatggCAATGTATGTGTTGAGACTTGCCCTAAAGGCAATGCATATATCATCAACAGGCGCTGCTCCATATGTCCCGAAGAGGCACCATTCCAACTTCCTGTTATTTTAGGAGATGATAAATGTGTGAAGAGTTGTGAAGAGGATAATAAACTTGCTGATTTTTCTTGTGAAAACTGTGAAGATGCGGTTAATGctaaatgtatttattcattcaaatgTAACAAAACGGTTATGATCAACTATGACGGAaagttcttaaaatattgtccaAATGGATATCTTTTCTTTAGGACCGGTTGCATTTGGAAGACCACCTCCTTGATAATATCATTAGTATCATTTATATTGGCACTAACAATCGTAATATACAGCATAAAAGTAATCCAAGAATACATTGTTTTCGTTTATTCCTGTTTTTGGATACCGGTAAGTACGGCGTAA